Proteins encoded within one genomic window of Pedobacter africanus:
- a CDS encoding DNA topoisomerase IV subunit B: protein MAEPNYNEDSIRSLDWKEHIRLRPGMYIGKLGDGSAQDDGIYVLLKEIVDNSIDEFVMGSGRTIEITVSDQKVNVRDYGRGIPLGKVIDCVSKINTGGKYDSKAFQKSVGLNGVGTKAVNALSTNFTVQSYRDAKTKKVEFSKGEIVTDHPIIDTTQRNGTAITFYPDETIFRNYHYIPDFVESMIWNYVFLNAGLTINFNNQKYFSERGLYDLLHKHADVESVRYPIIHLKGNDIEIAMTHGQQYGEDYHSFVNGQHTTQGGTHQAAFREAVVKTIREFYKKEYDASDIRSSIIAAISVRVQEPVFESQTKTKLGSQNMGPDGPSVRTFINDFVKKELDDYLHKHPDVADALLKRILQSERERKDIAGIKKLANDRAKKASLHNKKLRDCKVHFNSTHDKRYETTLFITEGDSASGSITKSRDVDCQAVFSLKGKPLNCYELTKKVVYENEEFNLLQHALNIEDGLDGLHYNNIVIATDADVDGMHIRLLMMTFFLQFFPDLVRAGHVYILQTPLFRVRNKKETIYCYSDEERKKAIEKLGSKPEITRFKGLGEISPDEFGLFIGKDIRLDPVILKDQTIKHLLEYYMGKNTPDRQQHIIKNLRIEKDEVNPEDLKAVESDAAAGDEPVGDNLDVA from the coding sequence ATGGCAGAACCGAATTATAACGAAGACAGTATACGCTCTCTTGACTGGAAAGAACACATCAGGTTACGTCCCGGTATGTATATCGGAAAACTGGGCGACGGTTCGGCACAGGATGATGGGATTTATGTATTGCTGAAAGAGATTGTAGACAACTCTATTGATGAGTTTGTAATGGGGTCGGGCCGTACCATTGAAATTACGGTTTCTGACCAAAAGGTAAATGTGCGCGATTACGGGCGGGGTATTCCATTAGGTAAGGTAATAGACTGTGTTTCCAAAATCAATACCGGGGGTAAATACGACAGTAAGGCCTTTCAGAAATCTGTAGGTTTAAATGGCGTGGGTACAAAGGCTGTAAACGCCCTTTCTACCAATTTTACCGTACAGTCTTACCGCGATGCCAAAACCAAAAAAGTAGAGTTTTCTAAAGGTGAAATAGTAACCGATCACCCGATAATTGACACTACCCAGCGCAATGGTACTGCCATTACTTTTTATCCGGATGAAACCATTTTCAGGAATTACCATTATATCCCTGATTTTGTAGAGAGCATGATCTGGAATTATGTGTTCCTGAACGCTGGCCTCACCATTAATTTTAACAATCAGAAGTATTTTTCTGAAAGAGGGCTATATGACCTGTTGCACAAGCATGCGGATGTAGAGAGCGTGCGCTATCCGATTATCCATCTGAAAGGGAATGATATCGAAATAGCCATGACACATGGACAGCAATACGGCGAAGATTATCACTCTTTTGTGAACGGACAGCATACTACGCAGGGGGGTACGCACCAGGCCGCATTCAGGGAGGCTGTGGTAAAAACCATACGCGAGTTTTATAAGAAAGAATACGATGCTTCAGACATCAGGTCTTCTATCATTGCGGCCATTTCGGTACGTGTGCAGGAACCTGTGTTTGAATCGCAGACCAAAACAAAGCTGGGTTCTCAGAATATGGGGCCAGACGGGCCATCGGTAAGGACTTTTATCAACGATTTCGTAAAGAAGGAACTTGACGATTACCTGCACAAGCACCCGGATGTTGCCGACGCCTTGTTAAAAAGAATACTTCAATCGGAACGGGAGCGTAAAGATATTGCCGGTATTAAGAAACTCGCCAATGACCGTGCAAAAAAAGCTTCACTGCACAACAAGAAGCTGAGGGATTGCAAAGTCCATTTCAACAGTACCCACGATAAAAGGTATGAGACGACTTTGTTCATCACCGAAGGAGACTCGGCCTCTGGCTCCATCACCAAATCACGTGATGTGGATTGCCAGGCCGTTTTTAGTCTTAAGGGCAAACCCTTAAACTGCTATGAGCTCACCAAAAAGGTGGTATATGAAAATGAAGAATTTAATCTTTTACAGCATGCGCTCAATATAGAAGACGGACTGGATGGATTGCACTATAACAATATTGTAATTGCCACGGATGCCGATGTAGACGGTATGCATATCCGCTTGCTGATGATGACCTTTTTCCTGCAGTTCTTTCCTGATCTGGTACGCGCAGGGCATGTTTACATCTTACAGACGCCGTTGTTTAGGGTGCGCAATAAGAAAGAGACCATTTACTGCTATAGCGATGAGGAACGTAAAAAGGCTATTGAAAAACTGGGCAGTAAACCTGAAATTACCCGCTTTAAAGGGCTGGGAGAGATTTCTCCGGATGAGTTCGGGCTTTTTATTGGTAAAGACATCAGGCTTGATCCTGTGATCCTTAAAGACCAGACCATTAAACACCTGCTGGAATACTATATGGGCAAAAACACACCCGACAGACAGCAGCACATTATTAAAAACCTTAGAATAGAGAAAGACGAAGTAAACCCTGAAGACCTGAAAGCCGTAGAAAGTGATGCCGCGGCCGGGGATGAGCCAGTTGGCGACAATCTGGATGTTGCTTAA
- a CDS encoding MFS transporter, producing MPIKQLPLKKEFAYAAGMMGWSIMTNIIIGMLPYFYLPPNNSGLPPLVPQLLVFGAFNILSIIAASGRLFDALYDPFIASVSDSSKNPKGRRIPIMKYAILPAVISCCLVFYPATKTESMANAWWLAMALLFFFISVTTYIIPYNALLAELTHSADQKVKLSTFQQAGFVLGMVLAALCNNYADLIQAVFLVSNRSLALQYAIWGLSVFAGMVMVLPVIFINEKEFIDVKPTHIPLLPAIKNTFRNSNFKYYLISDFSFYIALSIISSGLLFFVTVLLGLPGSDGGKFMSTMVIFSLVFYPFINYAAKRFGKKPLVLIAFGILSLIFVTIYFLGRLPFRPATQMYILVICASFPLASLGILPNAILADIAEKDTVETGENHEGMFFAVKYLFVKLGQTLGIAIFAMFTVYGKDPGSDYGLRMNGVAGFILCILALFFFSRFKENKSTNTEPIIHPATD from the coding sequence ATGCCCATAAAACAATTGCCCCTGAAAAAAGAATTTGCCTATGCCGCCGGCATGATGGGCTGGAGCATCATGACCAATATCATCATCGGCATGCTGCCGTATTTTTACCTGCCACCCAACAATTCCGGGCTGCCGCCCCTTGTGCCCCAGCTACTGGTGTTCGGGGCCTTCAATATCCTATCCATTATTGCAGCCTCGGGGCGTTTGTTTGATGCACTTTACGACCCTTTTATCGCTTCTGTAAGTGACAGCAGCAAGAACCCGAAAGGCAGGCGCATCCCCATCATGAAGTACGCAATTTTACCAGCAGTAATCTCCTGCTGCCTGGTTTTTTACCCGGCTACTAAAACCGAGAGCATGGCCAATGCCTGGTGGCTTGCCATGGCACTGTTGTTTTTCTTTATTTCAGTAACTACATACATCATCCCTTACAATGCCCTGCTGGCCGAACTTACCCATAGTGCAGACCAAAAAGTAAAGCTTTCCACCTTTCAGCAGGCAGGATTTGTTTTGGGCATGGTACTGGCCGCGCTCTGCAACAATTATGCAGACCTCATACAGGCGGTTTTTCTGGTCTCCAACCGTAGCCTGGCCTTGCAATATGCCATCTGGGGGCTCAGCGTTTTTGCAGGAATGGTGATGGTCCTTCCTGTTATTTTTATTAATGAGAAAGAGTTTATCGACGTTAAACCGACGCATATCCCCCTGCTCCCGGCAATAAAAAACACCTTCAGGAATTCAAACTTCAAGTATTACCTCATCTCCGACTTTTCCTTTTACATAGCGCTGAGCATCATTTCCAGCGGCCTGCTTTTCTTTGTTACGGTGCTGCTTGGATTGCCAGGCTCAGATGGTGGAAAATTCATGAGCACCATGGTGATCTTCTCCCTGGTATTTTACCCATTCATCAATTATGCTGCAAAAAGATTTGGCAAAAAGCCGCTGGTACTCATTGCTTTTGGCATTCTAAGCTTAATATTTGTTACCATTTATTTCCTGGGCCGCCTGCCTTTTAGGCCTGCCACACAAATGTACATCCTGGTTATCTGCGCCTCTTTCCCCCTGGCATCTCTGGGTATTTTACCGAATGCCATTCTGGCCGATATTGCAGAGAAAGACACCGTTGAAACCGGGGAGAACCATGAAGGGATGTTCTTTGCCGTAAAATACCTGTTTGTAAAGCTGGGCCAGACTTTAGGCATCGCCATATTTGCCATGTTTACTGTTTATGGTAAAGACCCGGGCAGCGATTATGGCTTACGCATGAACGGTGTTGCTGGCTTTATTCTATGCATATTGGCACTGTTCTTTTTCAGCCGTTTTAAGGAAAACAAAAGCACTAATACAGAGCCAATTATACATCCGGCAACAGATTGA
- a CDS encoding DEAD/DEAH box helicase, with product MLFKELNLIEPILNALQTEGYTQPTPIQEQSIPSILQNRDLLGCAQTGTGKTAAFAIPMLQLLSKPHTNTKVHKVIKALVLTPTRELAIQIEESFKAYGKNLPLKHLVIFGGVGQKAQTDALHRGVDILVATPGRLLDLMNQGFINLRDIEIFVLDEADRMLDMGFIHDVKKVIAKLPAKRQTLFFSATMPKEIQALADTILTNPVKVEVTPVSSTAEKIQQQIFYVEKSDKKGLLMHILKDKSIETALVFARTKHGSDRIVKDLVKAGIKAEAIHGNKSQNARQRALTNFKAKTTRILVATDIAARGIDVDELTHVINYELPNIPETYVHRIGRTGRAGLSGTALSFCDAEEKEFLDDIEKLIGLKLPVTEDHPYAMSWQSLMSGAAAAKANGKSKPSRGARNDRGPRPDKTERQPNLSGAKKKPYGGNRRWGKKS from the coding sequence TTGTTATTCAAAGAATTAAACCTGATTGAGCCCATCTTAAATGCGCTGCAAACAGAAGGCTATACACAGCCTACCCCGATACAAGAACAATCTATACCATCCATATTACAGAACAGGGATTTATTAGGCTGCGCCCAAACAGGCACAGGAAAAACTGCCGCATTTGCTATTCCTATGCTGCAGCTGCTCAGTAAACCGCATACCAATACCAAGGTCCACAAAGTAATTAAGGCCCTGGTATTGACACCAACACGCGAACTGGCCATACAGATTGAAGAGAGCTTTAAAGCTTACGGCAAAAACCTGCCTTTAAAACACCTGGTTATATTTGGCGGTGTAGGCCAAAAAGCGCAAACAGATGCCCTGCACAGAGGGGTTGATATCCTGGTAGCTACCCCAGGCAGGCTATTGGACCTGATGAACCAGGGCTTTATTAACCTCCGAGACATCGAGATCTTTGTGCTGGATGAGGCAGACAGGATGCTGGACATGGGCTTTATCCACGACGTAAAAAAAGTAATTGCAAAATTGCCCGCCAAAAGGCAAACGCTGTTTTTCTCTGCAACCATGCCTAAAGAGATCCAGGCATTGGCAGACACCATCCTGACCAATCCGGTTAAGGTTGAGGTTACCCCTGTATCCTCTACAGCCGAGAAAATCCAGCAGCAGATCTTTTACGTGGAAAAGAGCGATAAAAAAGGATTGCTGATGCACATCTTAAAAGACAAGAGCATCGAAACTGCCCTGGTATTTGCCCGTACCAAACATGGCTCTGACCGTATTGTGAAAGACCTGGTAAAAGCAGGCATCAAAGCAGAGGCCATCCATGGCAATAAATCGCAAAATGCCAGACAAAGGGCTTTAACCAATTTCAAAGCAAAAACCACACGTATCCTGGTTGCTACAGATATTGCGGCCCGTGGTATTGATGTGGATGAGTTGACACACGTGATCAATTACGAATTGCCTAACATCCCCGAAACTTATGTACACCGGATTGGCCGTACTGGCAGGGCAGGCTTAAGCGGAACAGCACTGTCATTTTGCGATGCGGAAGAGAAAGAATTTTTAGATGATATCGAGAAACTGATCGGACTTAAACTCCCGGTAACGGAAGATCATCCCTATGCCATGAGCTGGCAAAGCCTGATGTCTGGTGCTGCTGCTGCAAAAGCAAATGGTAAATCAAAGCCATCGCGTGGCGCAAGAAACGACAGAGGCCCCCGTCCTGACAAAACAGAACGTCAGCCCAATTTAAGTGGTGCTAAAAAGAAACCCTATGGCGGCAACCGCCGCTGGGGCAAGAAGTCATAA
- a CDS encoding OmpA family protein: MKYYLLMGTLALTILFQGCVSNKKYKELEAKYADLQQRGRELNQKYQGSQQDLSGSSARVKSLEEQIAAERKNVAALQAALDKCLSSTKQGNVNISKLVDEINSSNKYIQHLVNTKNKSDSLNMVLTNNLTRSLSREELRDVDVQVLKGVVYISLSDNMLYKSGSYEILPKAGETLSKIAKIIKDYRDYDVLIEGNTDNVPISQTNIRNNWDLSALRASSVVQSLQNTYGVDPKRLTAGGRGEYNPLAGNDTEAGKAKNRRTQIIITPKLDQFMELIEKAPEPKKE; the protein is encoded by the coding sequence ATGAAATATTATCTTTTGATGGGTACACTTGCCCTGACGATATTGTTCCAGGGATGTGTAAGTAACAAAAAGTATAAGGAACTTGAAGCCAAATATGCCGATCTGCAGCAACGCGGGCGCGAACTGAACCAGAAATATCAGGGCAGCCAGCAGGATCTGTCAGGCTCTTCGGCCCGTGTAAAGAGCCTGGAAGAGCAGATTGCTGCCGAGCGTAAAAATGTTGCTGCACTACAAGCTGCGTTAGATAAATGTTTGTCATCTACCAAGCAGGGAAATGTAAATATTTCCAAGCTGGTTGATGAGATCAATTCATCTAATAAATACATCCAGCACCTGGTTAACACCAAAAATAAAAGTGATTCCCTGAATATGGTACTGACCAATAACCTTACCCGCTCTTTAAGCCGCGAAGAGTTAAGAGATGTGGATGTACAGGTACTAAAGGGGGTGGTATACATTTCCCTTTCAGACAATATGCTGTATAAATCGGGTAGCTATGAAATATTGCCCAAAGCTGGAGAGACCTTAAGCAAAATTGCAAAAATCATTAAAGATTACCGCGACTATGACGTTTTGATTGAAGGAAATACAGATAATGTGCCTATTTCTCAAACCAATATCCGTAACAACTGGGATTTGAGTGCTTTGAGGGCTTCATCAGTAGTTCAGTCCTTACAAAATACCTATGGTGTTGATCCGAAAAGATTAACCGCCGGTGGACGGGGTGAGTACAATCCTCTGGCAGGAAACGATACGGAGGCCGGAAAGGCAAAAAACCGGCGTACCCAGATTATCATTACACCTAAACTGGATCAGTTTATGGAGCTGATAGAAAAGGCGCCGGAGCCGAAAAAGGAATAA
- a CDS encoding VOC family protein, with translation MAKNSLLRMDNMGIVVESLDDAISFFSEIGLKLEGRAMIEGEWAGQVTGLGNQRVEIAMMVTPDGHSRLELSKFLDPPTVSDHRNAPVNALGYLRVMFTVEDIDELVSRLIKRGAQLVGEVVQYQDSYKLCYIRGTEGLLVGLAEQLKKN, from the coding sequence ATGGCAAAAAATAGCTTACTGCGAATGGACAATATGGGGATTGTTGTAGAATCCCTGGATGATGCCATCTCTTTTTTTTCAGAAATAGGATTGAAACTTGAAGGCCGTGCCATGATTGAAGGAGAATGGGCCGGCCAGGTTACCGGACTGGGCAACCAGCGCGTAGAAATTGCCATGATGGTTACCCCGGACGGCCACAGCAGGCTCGAACTTTCGAAATTTCTGGATCCGCCTACGGTTTCGGACCACCGGAATGCTCCGGTAAACGCCCTGGGTTATCTACGCGTGATGTTTACGGTAGAGGATATTGATGAACTGGTATCCAGACTCATCAAACGAGGCGCTCAGCTTGTTGGGGAAGTGGTACAGTATCAGGATTCTTACAAGCTCTGCTACATACGTGGAACCGAGGGGCTGCTGGTTGGCCTGGCAGAACAGTTGAAAAAAAATTAA